A region of Scleropages formosus chromosome 2, fSclFor1.1, whole genome shotgun sequence DNA encodes the following proteins:
- the LOC108939370 gene encoding anosmin-1-like isoform X5, with product MSWAGVRTTEDAPSVYNHVRNCGKQGESCLTKPVRNSRSVWRVQSSWPQCGSRGKVTALPRRGPRDSRQRAWRAVPLITSALVPGSAAPMAVGKPARSQRTSTRKRWNYGIHPSEDEATPWQTVLMTMEDRAVLKDVRPHRWYQFRVCAVNSQGTRGFTTPSRHFFSSRDPLPPERPRNVRRGNFSVQADGTVSVLLLWDPAREEDLPVHHYKVTWSTRMSHRMDEDKKENSRVTGRAASETELKGLQPNTAYKVQIQAIAYWGQKRLKSAKSQLTFITAPAAGPADRPGQGQDTREVSNELPSSRSRTSTLRLEAAAPHYHNDQLQVKVFWKKGLQGASKDSAKYLLRWYPDVCAHNMTKAERNATVQGTHFVITGLLFACKYRVLVRPLFGPGERSEAVTSVTTPPCAALKAMGVTSLSCTQEEHPSVARKVLLRPEKLRASFRSENGSLQGVFSWQVSHAAPGQNSVTGFQFSWAQVSRRGGTSSAPNALVSQTQILGPVSVTSTAGGKPHHLYLTSPYLLQCHVLSSTLSALSDVPLSHNLTCVTLPSS from the exons tgtttacaaCCATGTAAGGAATTGTGGGAAACAAGGCGAGTCCTGTCTCACAAAGCCTGTGAG AAACAGCAGGAGTGTGTGGCGAGTGCAGAGTTCCTGGCCTCAGTGCGGATCCAGAGGCAAGGTGACTGCCCTGCCCCGCAGAGGGCCTCGGGATTCGCGGCAGCGTGCGTGGAGAGCTGTGCCGCTGATCACGAGTGCACTGGTTCCAGGAAGTGCTGCTCCAATGGCTGTGGGCAAACCTGCCAGATCCCAGCGAACCTCTACAAGG AAGAGGTGGAACTACGGCATTCACCCCAGCGAGGATGAGGCTACGCCATGGCAAACTGTGCTCATG acAATGGAGGACCGAGCAGTGCTGAAGGATGTGCGGCCCCACAGGTGGTACCAGTTCAGAGTGTGTGCGGTCAACAGCCAGGGCACCCGCGGTTTCACCACTCCCAGCAGGCACTTCTTTTCCTCTCGAG ACCCACTCCCACCAGAGAGACCACGGAACGTGCGCCGAGGGAACTTTTCCGTACAGGCAGATGGCACTGTCAGCGTGCTGCTCCTCTGGGACCCTGCTAGGGAGGAGGACCTGCCTGTTCACCACTACAAGGTGACATGGAGTACCCGCATGTCCCACAGGATGGATGAGGACAAGAAGGAGAACTCCAGAGTCACTGGCAGG GCTGCTAGTGAGACAGAGCTGAAGGGTCTCCAACCTAACACTGCATATAAGGTCCAAATCCAAGCCATTGCCTACTGGGGTCAGAAGCGTTTAAAGAGTGCCAAGTCACAGTTGACCTTCATCACAGCACCTGCAG CAGGTCCTGCAGACAGGCCAGGCCAAGGTCAGGACACCAGAGAGGTTTCCAATGAACTGCCCTCTTCTCGATCTCGAACCAGCACCCTGCGTCTGGAGGCAGCAGCCCCCCACTACCACAATGACCAGTTGCAAGTCAAAGTGTTCTGGAAAAAAGGGCTCCAAG GAGCTTCGAAGGACTCCGCCAAGTACCTGCTAAGGTGGTACCCTGACGTGTGTGCTCACAATATGACCAAGGCGGAAAGAAACGCCACCGTACAG GGAACACATTTTGTTATTACCGGCCTGCTGTTCGCCTGTAAATACCGGGTGCTGGTTAGGCCCTTGTTCGGGCCCGGTGAAAGGTCGGAGGCCGTGACCTCGGTGACCACGCCGCCGTGCGCGGCCCTGAAGGCCATGGGGGTGACATCTCTGTCCTGTACCCAGGAAG AGCACCCCTCCGTGGCCAGGAAGGTTCTCCTGCGTCCAGAAAAGCTGAGGGCGTCCTTCCGCTCTGAGAACGGCAGCCTGCAGGGAGTGTTCAGCTGGCAGGTGTCCCATGCTGCCCCGGGCCAGAACTCCGTCACCGGCTTCCAGTTCTCCTGGGCTCAAGTGTCCCGGAGGGGTGGTACCAGTAGTGCCCCCAACGCGCTGGTCTCCCAGACACAGATCCTGGGTCCCGTAAGTGTCACTTCCACGGCGGGAGGTAAACCACACCATCTGTACCTTACCTCACCATATCTTCTTCAATGTCACGTGCTTTCCTCCACTCTTTCAGCTCTCTCTGATGTTCCACTGAGCCACAATTTAACCTGTGTAACCTTGCCAAGTTCCTGA
- the LOC108939072 gene encoding uncharacterized protein LOC108939072 isoform X1, which yields MMCHGCARGRHTAATVRTPSCLKGSGRLNLWTHALPFQHLPLHCSPSGGRWRRSPREWPRWPVDLPAVKLFKRNTLATKCLSASLGQSELLYKVGNPECLCPCAPLESSRSAHLSLALSLFTGVPFEGSSLYIQSLKEPQGHLAENAVTSCSSKSADQRKKLTGRGTAEVLQATKRLRLTAYKEVRTLCLLMRFSFRFQYRCRARKSRLGSHRKAKHLYRISTLRGKRLRTEVIRYLSNLSAELKGLTREVNADHLLKLKAKSLTVRGRDGVGPAEMTMVQDGHVSNVPVGGHGRTSGRKRTPKSCDCCGHSCGSLSDKAPSSEKPERRGRKKRTLETMEETPLETTKETPLETQSANSPQDAQLNGTVSPEGETGTDMEIEQPAPDLISLNPLRDHRYCKTEDGHADSEMEDSMSTNPLTVEGSDEQIQDLIHDFLEYFYGKYGSFIALSDSDVLEHLNNKLNTDLSDRKLFVCAEVTKYRSGLASAPMHYFKVTYNKHTLTLDDLSTLENQNWVNDQVINMYGELIMDAVNHKVHFFNSFFHRQLVAKGYEGVKRWTKKVDLFTKTLLLIPIHLEIHWSLITVDIGKQHINFYDSQGIVFKHAVDNILRYILAEAKEKKQAMYQKGWKTIVNKSIPQQKNDSDCGVFVLEYCKCLALKEPLQFTQEDMPKVRKRIYKELCECKLQA from the exons ATGATGTGTCATGGATGTGCCAGGGGTCGACACACCGCAGCCACTGTTCGGACCCCAAGTTGCCTGAAAGGGAGTGGTCGCCTGAATCTGTGGACACACGCCCTGCCATTTCAGCATCTCCCACTCCACTGCAGTCCCAGTGGGGGAAGGTGGCGTAGATCACCCAGGGAATGGCCACGGTGGCCGGTGGACTTACCTGCCGTCAAGCTCTTTAAGAGGAACACGTTGGCAACTAAATGCCTTTCCGCTTCTCTCGGTCAGTCCGAGCTTTTGTACAAGGTGGGGAACCCAGAGTGCCTCTGTCCTTGTGCTCCTCTAGAAAGCTCAAGATCAGCACACCTTTCTCTGGCTCTCTCTTTGTTTACAGGTGTCCCGTTTGAGGGGTCCTCCTTGTACATTCAGAGTTTAAAGGAACCCCAGGGGCATCTGGCCGAAAACGCAGTCACCTCTTGTTCCTCAAAGTCAGCTGATCAGAGGAAGAAACTGACAGGAAGAGGCACAGCGGAGGTTCTTCAGGCAACAAAGAGATTGAGGCTCACAGCTTATAAGGAAGTAAGAACCCTGTGTCTGTTGATGAGGTTCTCCTTTAGATTCCAGTACCGGTGCAGAGCCAGGAAGTCTCGCTTAGGGAGCCACAGAAAAGCCAAGCACTTGTATCGGATCTCCACACTCAGGGGCAAGAGGCTGCGAACCGAGGTGATCAGATACCTGTCCAATCTGAGCGCGGAATTGAAGGGATTGACTAGAGAGGTAAATGCTGACCATCTGCTGAAACTGAAGGCTAAGAGTCTGACGGTGCGTGGGAGGGATGGGGTAGGACCCGCAGAAATGACCATGGTGCAAGACGGCCACGTTAGCAACGTGCCTGTGGGTGGACACGGCCGTACCTCAGGGAGAAAGCGCACGCCCAAATCGTGCGACTGCTGTGGTCACAGCTGTGGGTCCCTGTCAGATAAGGCCCCGAGCTCAGAGAAACCTGAAAGGAGGGGTAGAAAGAAGAGGACACTGGAGACCATGGAGGAGACCCCTCTGGAGACCACAAAGGAGACTCCTCTGGAGACGCAGTCAGCCAACAGCCCGCAGGATGCTCAGCTCAACGGCACTGTAAGCCCGGAGGGTGAAACGGGTACTGACATGGAAATAGAGCAGCCAGCACCCGACTTGATCAGCTTGAACCCACTGCGGGACCACCGTTACTGTAAGACTGAGGATGGACATGCAGACTCTGAAATGGAGGACAGCATGTCCACAAATCCACTCACTGTGGAAGGCAGCGATGAACAAATACAGGACCTTATTCACG ACTTCTTGGAATACTTTTATGGGAAGTATGGGAGCTTTATTGCCCTTAGTGACAGTGATGTACTGGAGCACCTAAATAATAAGTTGAACACTGACCTCTCTGACAG AAAGCTGTTTGTCTGTGCTGAAGTGACGAAGTACAGGTCTGGTCTCGCGTCTGCTCCTATGCATTATTTCAAAGTGACCTACAACAAGCACACTCTCACCTTGGATGACCTGTCCACCCTGGAGAACCAGAACTGGGTTAATGATCAG GTCATAAATATGTATGGAGAATTAATAATGGATGCTGTTAATCACAAG GTCCATTTCTTCAACAGCTTCTTTCACAGGCAGCTTGTAGCCAAAGGCTATGAGGGCGTGAAGAGGTGGACCAAAAAG GTTGATTTGTTCACCAAAACCCTGCTACTGATCCCCATCCACCTGGAGATCCACTGGTCCTTGATCACTGTGGATATTGGGAAACAGCACATCAACTTTTATGACTCCCAAGGCATTGTGTTCAAACATGCTGTTGAT AACATCTTGCGATACATTTTGGCTGAAGCGAAAGAGAAGAAGCAGGCAATGTATCAGAAAGGCTGGAAGACCATTGTAAATAAG AGTATTCCACAGCAGAAGAATGACAGTGACTGTGGGGTCTTTGTTTTAGAA TACTGTAAGTGCCTGGCGTTAAAGGAACCGTTGCAGTTCACTCAGGAGGACATGCCTAAAGTTCGCAAGAGGATCTACAAGGAGCTCTGCGAATGCAAACTTCAAGCCTGA
- the LOC108939072 gene encoding sentrin-specific protease 5-like isoform X2, which yields MPFRFSRSVRAFVQGVPFEGSSLYIQSLKEPQGHLAENAVTSCSSKSADQRKKLTGRGTAEVLQATKRLRLTAYKEVRTLCLLMRFSFRFQYRCRARKSRLGSHRKAKHLYRISTLRGKRLRTEVIRYLSNLSAELKGLTREVNADHLLKLKAKSLTVRGRDGVGPAEMTMVQDGHVSNVPVGGHGRTSGRKRTPKSCDCCGHSCGSLSDKAPSSEKPERRGRKKRTLETMEETPLETTKETPLETQSANSPQDAQLNGTVSPEGETGTDMEIEQPAPDLISLNPLRDHRYCKTEDGHADSEMEDSMSTNPLTVEGSDEQIQDLIHDFLEYFYGKYGSFIALSDSDVLEHLNNKLNTDLSDRKLFVCAEVTKYRSGLASAPMHYFKVTYNKHTLTLDDLSTLENQNWVNDQVINMYGELIMDAVNHKVHFFNSFFHRQLVAKGYEGVKRWTKKVDLFTKTLLLIPIHLEIHWSLITVDIGKQHINFYDSQGIVFKHAVDNILRYILAEAKEKKQAMYQKGWKTIVNKSIPQQKNDSDCGVFVLEYCKCLALKEPLQFTQEDMPKVRKRIYKELCECKLQA from the exons ATGCCTTTCCGCTTCTCTCGGTCAGTCCGAGCTTTTGTACAAG GTGTCCCGTTTGAGGGGTCCTCCTTGTACATTCAGAGTTTAAAGGAACCCCAGGGGCATCTGGCCGAAAACGCAGTCACCTCTTGTTCCTCAAAGTCAGCTGATCAGAGGAAGAAACTGACAGGAAGAGGCACAGCGGAGGTTCTTCAGGCAACAAAGAGATTGAGGCTCACAGCTTATAAGGAAGTAAGAACCCTGTGTCTGTTGATGAGGTTCTCCTTTAGATTCCAGTACCGGTGCAGAGCCAGGAAGTCTCGCTTAGGGAGCCACAGAAAAGCCAAGCACTTGTATCGGATCTCCACACTCAGGGGCAAGAGGCTGCGAACCGAGGTGATCAGATACCTGTCCAATCTGAGCGCGGAATTGAAGGGATTGACTAGAGAGGTAAATGCTGACCATCTGCTGAAACTGAAGGCTAAGAGTCTGACGGTGCGTGGGAGGGATGGGGTAGGACCCGCAGAAATGACCATGGTGCAAGACGGCCACGTTAGCAACGTGCCTGTGGGTGGACACGGCCGTACCTCAGGGAGAAAGCGCACGCCCAAATCGTGCGACTGCTGTGGTCACAGCTGTGGGTCCCTGTCAGATAAGGCCCCGAGCTCAGAGAAACCTGAAAGGAGGGGTAGAAAGAAGAGGACACTGGAGACCATGGAGGAGACCCCTCTGGAGACCACAAAGGAGACTCCTCTGGAGACGCAGTCAGCCAACAGCCCGCAGGATGCTCAGCTCAACGGCACTGTAAGCCCGGAGGGTGAAACGGGTACTGACATGGAAATAGAGCAGCCAGCACCCGACTTGATCAGCTTGAACCCACTGCGGGACCACCGTTACTGTAAGACTGAGGATGGACATGCAGACTCTGAAATGGAGGACAGCATGTCCACAAATCCACTCACTGTGGAAGGCAGCGATGAACAAATACAGGACCTTATTCACG ACTTCTTGGAATACTTTTATGGGAAGTATGGGAGCTTTATTGCCCTTAGTGACAGTGATGTACTGGAGCACCTAAATAATAAGTTGAACACTGACCTCTCTGACAG AAAGCTGTTTGTCTGTGCTGAAGTGACGAAGTACAGGTCTGGTCTCGCGTCTGCTCCTATGCATTATTTCAAAGTGACCTACAACAAGCACACTCTCACCTTGGATGACCTGTCCACCCTGGAGAACCAGAACTGGGTTAATGATCAG GTCATAAATATGTATGGAGAATTAATAATGGATGCTGTTAATCACAAG GTCCATTTCTTCAACAGCTTCTTTCACAGGCAGCTTGTAGCCAAAGGCTATGAGGGCGTGAAGAGGTGGACCAAAAAG GTTGATTTGTTCACCAAAACCCTGCTACTGATCCCCATCCACCTGGAGATCCACTGGTCCTTGATCACTGTGGATATTGGGAAACAGCACATCAACTTTTATGACTCCCAAGGCATTGTGTTCAAACATGCTGTTGAT AACATCTTGCGATACATTTTGGCTGAAGCGAAAGAGAAGAAGCAGGCAATGTATCAGAAAGGCTGGAAGACCATTGTAAATAAG AGTATTCCACAGCAGAAGAATGACAGTGACTGTGGGGTCTTTGTTTTAGAA TACTGTAAGTGCCTGGCGTTAAAGGAACCGTTGCAGTTCACTCAGGAGGACATGCCTAAAGTTCGCAAGAGGATCTACAAGGAGCTCTGCGAATGCAAACTTCAAGCCTGA